In one Sphingomonas sanguinis genomic region, the following are encoded:
- a CDS encoding alkaline phosphatase family protein has protein sequence MNSLTAALLASVALISSSAFAAPAAHAQTASPAPGAAPAPVVTLPGTPQPPFPATPPKLIVAISVDQFSADLFQQYRNHFTGGMARLLTGAVFPSGYQSHAATETCPGHSTILTGYRPAHTGIIANNWVDQSVNRPDKIVYCSEDESVAGMDHNNYIVSDKHLKVPTLGERMKTADPRVRTVSVAGKDRAAVMMGGHKMDEIWWWDGKTYVSYAGRAVPPVVERTRKAVADLIARPQNAMPLPGFCKPLDRPITVGSQTLGTGRFQRAAGDLKAFRVSPAADAAVLAMAAGFVQDMKLGQGPQTDILSVGLSATDYIGHALGTQGAEMCIQMAELDRSLAGFFDVLDATGVDYEVMLTADHGAHDMTERQQIRAMPMESHIAPEAKTKAMSAAIAKAMGLPNDPPLMMSAEGDIYINAALPPATRAKVLAEAKRRYEALPQVAAALTRDEIAATPWPTTPPETWTLKEKARSSYDPSRSGDLLILLKPRVTTIEEPGPGYVETHGSPWDYDRRVPILFWRKGMAGFEQPLSVETVDIAPTLAATIGLPMPGVDGRCLDLDPGAADTCKR, from the coding sequence ATGAACTCCCTGACTGCCGCGCTCCTGGCCTCCGTCGCCCTGATTTCCAGCTCAGCGTTCGCCGCGCCCGCCGCCCATGCCCAGACCGCCAGCCCCGCCCCCGGTGCCGCGCCTGCGCCGGTCGTCACGCTGCCGGGCACGCCGCAGCCACCCTTTCCCGCAACGCCGCCCAAGCTGATCGTGGCGATCTCGGTCGACCAGTTCTCGGCCGACCTATTCCAGCAATATCGCAACCACTTCACCGGCGGCATGGCGCGCCTGCTGACTGGCGCGGTCTTCCCCTCGGGCTATCAGAGCCATGCCGCGACCGAGACCTGCCCCGGCCACTCGACCATCCTGACCGGCTATCGTCCCGCGCACACCGGGATCATCGCCAACAACTGGGTCGATCAGTCGGTGAACCGCCCGGACAAGATCGTCTATTGCTCGGAAGACGAAAGCGTCGCGGGCATGGACCACAACAACTATATCGTCTCGGACAAGCATCTGAAGGTCCCCACGCTGGGCGAGCGGATGAAGACCGCCGATCCCCGCGTGCGCACCGTCTCAGTCGCGGGGAAGGACCGCGCTGCCGTGATGATGGGCGGCCATAAGATGGACGAGATCTGGTGGTGGGACGGCAAGACCTATGTCTCCTATGCCGGACGCGCCGTACCGCCGGTGGTCGAACGTACCCGCAAGGCGGTGGCCGACCTGATCGCCCGGCCGCAGAACGCCATGCCGCTGCCCGGTTTCTGCAAGCCGCTCGACCGGCCGATCACCGTCGGCAGCCAGACGCTAGGCACCGGCCGGTTCCAGCGCGCGGCGGGCGACCTGAAGGCGTTCCGCGTCTCGCCCGCCGCCGATGCGGCGGTGCTGGCAATGGCGGCGGGCTTCGTCCAGGACATGAAGCTGGGCCAGGGGCCGCAGACCGACATCCTGTCGGTCGGCCTGTCGGCGACCGACTATATCGGCCATGCGCTGGGCACCCAGGGCGCCGAGATGTGCATCCAGATGGCCGAGCTGGACCGTTCGCTGGCGGGCTTCTTCGACGTGCTCGACGCGACCGGCGTGGATTATGAGGTGATGCTGACCGCCGATCACGGCGCGCACGACATGACCGAGCGCCAGCAGATCCGCGCCATGCCGATGGAAAGCCATATCGCGCCCGAGGCCAAGACCAAGGCGATGTCGGCCGCGATCGCCAAGGCGATGGGCCTGCCCAATGATCCGCCGCTCATGATGAGCGCGGAGGGCGATATCTACATCAACGCCGCTCTGCCGCCCGCGACCCGCGCGAAGGTGCTGGCGGAGGCCAAGCGCCGCTACGAAGCGCTGCCGCAGGTCGCCGCCGCGCTGACCCGCGACGAGATCGCGGCGACGCCCTGGCCGACCACGCCGCCCGAAACCTGGACGCTGAAGGAAAAGGCGCGCTCCTCCTATGACCCGAGCCGTTCCGGCGATCTGCTGATTCTGCTGAAGCCGCGGGTGACGACGATCGAAGAGCCGGGCCCGGGCTATGTCGAGACGCATGGCTCGCCCTGGGACTATGACCGCCGCGTGCCGATCCTATTCTGGCGCAAGGGCATGGCCGGGTTCGAGCAGCCGCTGTCGGTGGAGACGGTCGACATCGCCCCGACGCTGGCGGCGACGATCGGGTTGCCGATGCCGGGCGTGGACGGACGTTGCCTGGACCTCGATCCAGGCGCGGCGGATACGTGTAAGAGGTAA
- a CDS encoding DUF1989 domain-containing protein, with translation MSHQTIEIPPRSGDAFRMARGDSLTVIDPRGRQVADLLAFNADDLDEVISSGRTLDYAETIRLTKGHSLYSNRSRVMLEIVEDTVGMHDFLLTPCSVDTFDHFYPDLPRHRGCFGNLAAALEPYGVTPDRIPVAFNCFMNVPVDGKTGKLEVLPPLSGPGDHIRFVAHMDLVIGLTACSAPASNGGSFKPIEYRVERA, from the coding sequence ATGAGTCATCAGACCATCGAAATCCCGCCGCGCAGCGGTGATGCGTTCCGCATGGCCAGGGGCGACAGCCTGACCGTGATCGATCCGCGCGGGCGGCAGGTGGCCGATCTGCTCGCCTTCAACGCCGACGATCTGGACGAGGTGATCTCCTCGGGCCGCACGCTCGACTATGCGGAGACGATCCGGCTGACCAAGGGGCATAGCCTCTATTCCAATCGCTCGCGGGTGATGCTGGAGATCGTCGAGGATACGGTCGGGATGCACGACTTCCTGCTGACGCCGTGTTCGGTCGATACGTTCGACCATTTCTACCCCGACCTGCCGCGCCACCGGGGGTGCTTCGGCAATCTTGCGGCGGCGCTGGAGCCTTACGGCGTGACGCCGGATCGAATCCCGGTGGCGTTCAACTGCTTCATGAACGTGCCGGTTGATGGAAAGACCGGCAAGCTGGAGGTTCTGCCGCCGCTCAGCGGGCCAGGCGACCATATCCGCTTCGTGGCGCATATGGATCTGGTGATCGGGCTGACGGCTTGTTCGGCGCCTGCGTCCAATGGGGGGAGTTTCAAGCCGATCGAATACCGGGTGGAGCGGGCCTAA
- the gntA gene encoding guanitoxin biosynthesis heme-dependent pre-guanitoxin N-hydroxylase GntA codes for MLRSHIAEADFPCVGAKAAMARGTLEILGARDIASAWDDLRIHDFLRRFAERYRAEPQLFRSLAVVFAGPDDLDEARFEQAVWSRIQSLSDKDVWLGQDWDTRVSADPNDPHFSLSFGGEAFFVVGLHPNASRPARRFPRPAMIFNLHDQFEILRAQGKYETMREKILMRDEALAGSRNPMLARHGEMSEARQYSGRAVEEGWRCPFHYAGGVSEAKP; via the coding sequence ATGCTTCGCTCCCATATCGCGGAGGCCGATTTTCCCTGTGTCGGGGCCAAGGCGGCGATGGCGCGAGGGACCCTCGAAATCCTCGGTGCGCGCGACATCGCCAGCGCCTGGGACGATCTGCGCATCCATGATTTCTTGCGGCGGTTCGCCGAGCGCTACCGGGCCGAGCCGCAACTATTCCGCAGCCTGGCGGTGGTGTTCGCGGGGCCGGACGATCTGGACGAAGCCAGGTTCGAGCAGGCGGTGTGGTCGCGTATCCAGTCGCTCTCCGACAAGGATGTCTGGCTGGGCCAGGATTGGGATACGCGGGTCAGTGCCGATCCAAACGACCCGCATTTCTCGCTATCCTTCGGCGGCGAGGCGTTTTTCGTCGTTGGGCTTCACCCCAACGCCAGCCGCCCGGCGCGTCGCTTTCCGCGTCCGGCGATGATCTTCAACCTGCACGACCAGTTCGAGATTCTGCGCGCGCAGGGGAAATACGAGACGATGCGCGAGAAGATTCTGATGCGCGACGAGGCGTTGGCCGGTTCACGCAACCCGATGCTCGCGCGCCACGGCGAGATGAGCGAGGCGCGCCAATATAGCGGTCGCGCGGTCGAGGAGGGCTGGCGCTGCCCCTTCCATTATGCGGGCGGCGTGAGCGAGGCCAAGCCATGA
- a CDS encoding EAL domain-containing protein encodes MPSRAFEIEISNLELIAACWGPDVAEHVARRIASRLKEAGLQIEQDATCRRFRILCDAGSARPVGWDRLADLSYRLTAEPICIEAITGEAGAGVHAVMTWQNDEPPRYRGPRDVRRDHGDGWFALYKNDMQAVAQAFHCAGEGRMAAHWQPVRHYADSSRILYHEGLARFDDPGAMLSPATIFPALERTGTAATFDWVMVRHVLDELRAHPQAVLAVNISANSAHLNGWWRGVLDTLTAQPDLAARLVVEITETEAIAHIHDAVAFAQALRATGATLALDDFGAGFTSIRQLMDLVPALVKIDGLFLQRATRDRDPCHGLPHLIGLIRELGGTVIVEGVETQAMADLAYVSGAVWQQGYHHGRPSAARLGAERTEPLARIVVGKG; translated from the coding sequence GTGCCGAGCAGGGCGTTTGAGATCGAGATCAGCAATCTCGAATTGATTGCGGCCTGTTGGGGGCCGGACGTGGCGGAGCATGTCGCTCGCCGGATCGCGAGCCGCCTGAAAGAGGCGGGGTTGCAGATCGAGCAGGACGCGACCTGCCGGCGTTTTCGTATCCTGTGCGATGCGGGGAGCGCCCGGCCTGTCGGCTGGGACCGTCTGGCCGATCTGTCCTATCGCCTGACCGCCGAGCCGATCTGTATCGAGGCGATCACCGGCGAGGCCGGGGCGGGGGTCCATGCCGTCATGACCTGGCAGAATGACGAGCCGCCGCGCTATCGCGGGCCGCGCGACGTTCGCCGCGATCATGGCGATGGCTGGTTCGCGCTCTACAAGAACGACATGCAGGCCGTCGCCCAGGCCTTTCACTGCGCCGGCGAAGGGCGGATGGCGGCGCATTGGCAACCGGTCCGTCATTATGCCGACTCGTCGCGTATTCTCTATCATGAGGGGCTGGCCCGTTTCGACGATCCCGGTGCGATGCTGTCGCCCGCGACGATCTTTCCGGCGCTGGAGCGGACGGGGACGGCAGCGACCTTCGACTGGGTGATGGTACGGCATGTGCTGGACGAGCTGCGCGCGCATCCGCAGGCCGTGCTGGCGGTCAACATCTCGGCCAATTCCGCGCATCTCAATGGCTGGTGGCGCGGGGTGCTGGACACGCTGACGGCACAGCCCGACCTCGCCGCGCGGTTGGTGGTCGAGATTACCGAGACCGAGGCGATCGCGCATATCCATGACGCGGTCGCCTTTGCCCAGGCGTTGCGCGCGACGGGGGCGACGCTGGCGCTCGACGATTTCGGGGCGGGTTTTACATCGATCCGCCAGTTGATGGACCTGGTGCCCGCGCTGGTGAAGATCGACGGATTGTTCCTTCAGCGGGCGACGCGGGATCGGGATCCGTGTCACGGCCTGCCGCACCTGATCGGCCTGATTCGCGAACTGGGCGGCACGGTCATCGTCGAGGGGGTGGAGACCCAGGCCATGGCCGACCTCGCCTATGTCAGCGGGGCGGTGTGGCAGCAGGGCTATCATCACGGCCGCCCCTCGGCCGCGCGGCTCGGTGCCGAGAGGACGGAGCCGCTGGCACGGATCGTTGTCGGAAAGGGTTGA
- the metH gene encoding methionine synthase, with protein sequence MTQTASSTNFVNVGERTNVTGSAAFKKMILAGDYTRAVEVARSQVENGAQVVDVNMDEGLLDAEFAMTTFLKLIAAEPDIARVPIMIDSSKWSVIEAGLKCVSGKPIVNSISMKEGEEAFLHYARRCMAYGAAVVVMAFDEVGQADTKDRKVEICARAYDLLMGIGFPPEDIIFDPNVFAVATGIEEHNNYGVDFIEACREIKARCPHVHISGGLSNLSFSFRGNEPVRRAMHSVFLYHAIPAGMDMAIVNAGQLDVYDTIDPELRTACEDVVLNRDPEAGERLVALAERYRGTDAVAERQAAEWRSLPVTKRLEYALVKGIDAHVVDDTEECRQAFARPIEVIEGPLMDGMNVVGDLFGSGKMFLPQVVKSARVMKKAVAHLLPFIEAAKEPGAKGKGKIVLATVKGDVHDIGKNIVGVVLQCNGFEVVDLGVMVPWSKIIASAVENDADMIGLSGLITPSLDEMVTVGEEMQRAGMTMPLLIGGATTSKVHTALRIAPAYSGPVVHVLDASRAVGVATTLVSDTQRDPYVAQVAADYEAVRKAREGKGANALLSLEEARARGFVADMALKAGEPKQPGVHVYQDWDLSDLRDYIDWTPFFRAWELAGNFPAILTDEVVGESASGLYADAQAMLDTIIAEKWLTARGVAALWPCRRDGDDVILTAEGEETRIPFLRQQIAKREGRANMCLTDFIDPAGDWIGGFAVGIHGIDAHIERFRAGHDDYNDILLKALADRLAEAFAERLHAHVRTDLWGYAAGEQLTNEALIREQYRGIRPAPGYPACPEHSIKRTLFDLLGAEQAVGLELTDSFAMLPTAAVSGFYFGHGQAEYFGVARIGEDQVADYAVRRGVDMAQATRWLRPNLD encoded by the coding sequence ATGACCCAGACCGCCTCTTCCACCAATTTCGTCAATGTCGGCGAGCGGACCAATGTCACCGGCTCGGCGGCGTTCAAGAAGATGATCCTGGCGGGCGACTATACCCGCGCGGTGGAGGTGGCGCGCAGCCAGGTCGAGAATGGCGCGCAGGTGGTCGACGTCAACATGGACGAAGGGCTGCTCGACGCCGAATTCGCCATGACCACCTTCCTCAAGCTGATCGCGGCCGAGCCGGACATCGCGCGCGTGCCGATCATGATCGACAGCTCGAAATGGAGCGTGATCGAGGCGGGGCTGAAGTGCGTGTCGGGCAAGCCGATCGTCAACTCGATCAGCATGAAGGAAGGCGAGGAGGCGTTCCTCCATTATGCCCGCCGCTGCATGGCGTACGGCGCGGCGGTGGTCGTCATGGCGTTCGACGAGGTCGGCCAGGCCGACACCAAGGACCGCAAGGTCGAAATCTGCGCGCGCGCATACGACCTGCTGATGGGGATCGGCTTCCCGCCCGAGGACATTATCTTCGACCCCAATGTCTTCGCGGTCGCGACCGGCATCGAAGAGCATAACAATTACGGCGTCGACTTCATCGAGGCGTGTCGTGAGATCAAGGCGCGCTGCCCGCACGTCCATATCTCGGGCGGCCTGTCGAACCTGTCGTTCAGCTTCCGCGGCAACGAGCCGGTGCGCCGCGCGATGCACTCGGTGTTCCTCTACCACGCCATCCCGGCGGGCATGGACATGGCGATCGTCAATGCGGGTCAGCTCGACGTGTACGACACGATCGACCCCGAGCTGCGCACGGCCTGCGAGGATGTCGTGCTCAACCGCGATCCCGAAGCGGGCGAACGGCTGGTCGCGCTGGCCGAGCGCTATCGCGGCACCGATGCCGTGGCGGAGAGGCAGGCGGCAGAATGGCGCAGCCTGCCCGTCACCAAGCGGCTGGAATATGCGCTGGTCAAGGGCATCGACGCGCACGTCGTCGACGATACCGAGGAATGCCGGCAAGCCTTCGCGCGGCCCATCGAGGTGATCGAAGGCCCGCTGATGGACGGCATGAACGTCGTCGGCGACCTGTTCGGCTCGGGCAAGATGTTCCTGCCGCAGGTGGTGAAGTCGGCCCGCGTCATGAAGAAGGCGGTGGCGCACCTGTTGCCCTTCATCGAGGCGGCGAAGGAACCCGGCGCCAAGGGCAAGGGCAAGATCGTGCTCGCCACCGTCAAGGGCGACGTCCATGATATCGGCAAGAACATCGTCGGCGTCGTGCTCCAGTGCAACGGCTTCGAGGTGGTCGATCTGGGCGTCATGGTGCCGTGGTCGAAGATCATCGCCTCGGCGGTCGAGAACGATGCCGACATGATCGGCCTGTCGGGCCTCATCACCCCGTCGCTCGATGAGATGGTGACGGTGGGCGAGGAGATGCAGCGCGCGGGCATGACCATGCCGCTGCTGATCGGCGGCGCCACGACCTCCAAGGTCCATACCGCGCTGCGCATCGCGCCCGCCTATTCGGGGCCGGTGGTCCATGTCCTCGACGCGAGCCGCGCGGTCGGCGTGGCGACGACGCTGGTGTCCGATACCCAGCGCGACCCTTATGTCGCGCAGGTCGCGGCCGATTACGAAGCCGTCCGCAAGGCGCGCGAGGGCAAGGGGGCGAACGCGCTCCTGTCGCTGGAAGAGGCCCGCGCGCGCGGCTTCGTCGCGGACATGGCGTTGAAGGCGGGCGAGCCCAAGCAGCCGGGCGTGCATGTCTATCAGGACTGGGACCTGTCCGACCTGCGCGACTATATCGACTGGACGCCGTTCTTCCGCGCCTGGGAACTGGCGGGCAATTTCCCCGCCATCCTGACAGACGAAGTGGTGGGCGAGAGTGCCAGCGGGCTCTATGCCGATGCGCAGGCCATGCTCGACACGATCATTGCCGAGAAGTGGCTGACGGCGCGCGGTGTCGCTGCGCTCTGGCCGTGCCGCCGCGATGGCGACGACGTGATCCTGACTGCCGAGGGCGAGGAAACGCGCATCCCCTTCCTGCGCCAGCAGATCGCCAAGCGCGAGGGGCGCGCCAATATGTGCCTGACCGACTTCATCGATCCCGCAGGCGACTGGATCGGCGGCTTCGCGGTCGGCATCCACGGTATCGACGCGCACATCGAACGCTTTCGTGCCGGCCATGACGATTATAACGACATTCTGCTGAAGGCCCTGGCCGACCGTCTGGCCGAAGCCTTTGCCGAGCGGCTGCACGCGCATGTCCGCACCGACCTGTGGGGCTATGCAGCGGGCGAGCAGCTGACCAACGAGGCGCTGATCCGCGAGCAGTATCGCGGCATCCGCCCGGCGCCCGGCTATCCGGCCTGCCCGGAACACAGCATCAAGCGCACCCTGTTCGACCTGCTGGGGGCCGAGCAGGCCGTCGGGCTGGAGCTGACCGACAGCTTCGCGATGCTGCCGACGGCGGCGGTCAGCGGCTTCTACTTCGGCCATGGTCAGGCGGAGTATTTTGGCGTGGCACGGATCGGCGAAGATCAGGTGGCAGACTATGCCGTCCGGCGCGGGGTTGACATGGCCCAGGCTACGCGCTGGCTGCGCCCTAATCTGGATTGA
- a CDS encoding homocysteine S-methyltransferase family protein, with product MTTRDTFLAEAAKRILITDGAFGTEIQNWKLDEAAYAGTLGLTHDQKGNNDILALTKPEVPEAIHRAYFEAGADIAETNTFSANRISQADYGAEHLVREINVESAKLARRLADEYQARDGRPRFVAGAIGPTNKTLSLSPDVNDPGYREIDFDYLKDVYREQIDALVEGGADFILIETVFDTLNAKAGIMATIEAGEALGREIPIMLSMTLTDLSGRNLSGHTVEAFWHAVRHAKPLTIGLNCSFGAEQLRPHVKTLSEICDTLIMIYPNAGLPNELGAYDEAPVTTAGLVGEWAVEGQVNVLGGCCGSTPAHIKAIADKVRGMQPRTIPTPPVVTRLAGLEPFTMAA from the coding sequence ATGACGACCCGCGACACCTTCCTGGCCGAAGCCGCCAAGCGCATCCTGATCACCGACGGCGCGTTCGGTACCGAGATCCAGAACTGGAAGCTCGACGAGGCGGCCTATGCGGGCACGCTGGGCCTGACCCATGACCAGAAGGGCAATAACGACATCCTGGCGCTGACCAAGCCGGAGGTGCCCGAGGCGATCCACCGCGCCTATTTCGAGGCGGGGGCGGACATCGCCGAGACCAACACTTTCTCCGCCAACCGGATCAGCCAGGCCGATTACGGCGCCGAACATCTGGTGCGCGAGATCAATGTCGAGAGCGCGAAGCTCGCTCGCCGTCTGGCCGACGAATATCAGGCCAGGGATGGCCGCCCCCGCTTCGTGGCAGGGGCGATCGGGCCGACCAACAAGACGTTGTCGCTGTCGCCGGACGTCAACGATCCGGGTTATCGCGAGATCGACTTCGATTACCTCAAGGACGTCTACCGCGAACAGATCGACGCGTTGGTCGAGGGCGGGGCGGACTTCATCCTAATCGAGACGGTGTTCGATACGCTGAACGCCAAGGCCGGGATCATGGCGACGATCGAGGCGGGCGAGGCGCTGGGCCGCGAGATCCCGATCATGCTGTCGATGACGCTGACCGACCTGTCGGGCCGTAACCTGTCGGGCCATACGGTCGAGGCCTTCTGGCACGCAGTGCGCCATGCCAAGCCCCTGACCATCGGGCTGAACTGCTCGTTCGGCGCGGAACAGCTGCGGCCGCATGTGAAGACGCTGAGCGAGATTTGCGACACGCTGATCATGATCTACCCCAATGCCGGGCTGCCCAACGAACTGGGCGCCTATGACGAGGCACCCGTCACCACTGCCGGGCTGGTCGGCGAATGGGCGGTCGAAGGGCAGGTCAATGTGCTGGGCGGCTGCTGCGGCTCGACCCCGGCGCATATCAAGGCGATCGCCGACAAGGTGCGGGGGATGCAGCCCCGCACCATCCCGACCCCGCCGGTCGTCACCCGCCTTGCCGGGCTGGAGCCGTTCACCATGGCGGCCTAA
- the metF gene encoding methylenetetrahydrofolate reductase — protein sequence MTNTILTQAEAALAHDEPLFADVGGDIAVSFEFFPPKTEKMDAQLWDAIRTLEPLDPRFVSVTYGAGGSTRERTHATVARIQRETTMDAAAHLTCVEATREEIDQVAQAYWAAGVRHIVALRGDPPAEGARFVSHPGGYENAADLVAGLKKLHPFEISVAAYPECHPDSVDKQADIDNLKRKIDAGATRAITQFFFSPEAYFRFRDAAAAAGITAEIVPGILPVSNVAQTRKFAAMCGACIPDWMDRLFEGLDDHPAARQLVAATISAEMCRRLYAGGVKGFHFYTLNRAELAYAISHLLGVRGKRAEAVAAA from the coding sequence ATGACGAACACGATCCTGACGCAGGCCGAGGCCGCGCTGGCGCATGACGAACCGCTCTTCGCCGATGTCGGCGGCGATATCGCGGTCAGCTTTGAGTTCTTCCCGCCCAAGACGGAGAAGATGGACGCGCAGCTCTGGGATGCGATCCGCACGCTGGAGCCGCTCGACCCGCGCTTCGTCTCGGTGACCTATGGTGCGGGCGGCTCGACCCGCGAGCGGACCCATGCGACCGTCGCGCGCATCCAACGCGAGACGACGATGGACGCCGCCGCGCACCTTACCTGTGTCGAGGCGACCCGCGAGGAGATCGATCAGGTCGCGCAGGCATATTGGGCGGCGGGCGTGCGGCATATCGTGGCGCTGCGCGGCGATCCGCCCGCCGAGGGGGCGCGTTTCGTCAGCCATCCGGGCGGGTATGAGAATGCGGCGGATCTGGTCGCGGGCCTCAAGAAGCTGCACCCGTTCGAGATTTCGGTCGCGGCCTATCCCGAATGCCATCCGGACTCGGTGGACAAGCAGGCCGATATCGACAATCTGAAGCGCAAGATCGATGCGGGCGCGACCCGCGCGATCACGCAATTCTTCTTCTCGCCCGAAGCCTATTTCCGTTTCCGCGATGCGGCGGCGGCGGCGGGGATCACCGCCGAGATCGTGCCGGGTATCCTGCCGGTGTCGAACGTGGCGCAGACCCGCAAGTTCGCGGCGATGTGCGGGGCGTGCATTCCCGACTGGATGGACCGGTTGTTCGAAGGGCTGGACGACCATCCCGCCGCGCGCCAGCTGGTCGCCGCGACCATCTCGGCCGAGATGTGCCGTCGGCTTTATGCGGGCGGGGTGAAGGGTTTCCACTTCTACACCTTGAACCGCGCCGAGCTGGCCTATGCGATCAGCCATTTGCTGGGCGTGCGGGGGAAGAGGGCCGAGGCGGTCGCGGCGGCGTGA
- a CDS encoding ArsR/SmtB family transcription factor, whose product MANALEIFRALSDPTRLRILALLRSMELSVGELAQVLGQSQPRVSRHVKILVDAELAERRKEGSWVFVALGDREAVEPMTAALDRWTAETPDPWVVADVARLAAVRADRAASAAAWFEDHAGEWDAIRSLHVADSEIEEAMAGLIGAGDLGALIDIGTGTGRMLELFGDRADSALGIDRSSEMLRLARAKLHGRANTELRQADLYALPMGDGAADIAILHHVLHFAQQPGAAIAEAARVLGPGGRLLIADFAPHDREELRQKAAHSRLGFADEQMTSWFGPAGLTLAETRTLEGGELTVKLWLGVKKGLRPVETNRVKAA is encoded by the coding sequence ATGGCCAACGCGCTCGAAATCTTTCGCGCCCTCAGCGATCCAACGCGGCTGCGCATCCTGGCGCTCCTCCGCTCGATGGAGCTGTCGGTGGGCGAACTGGCGCAGGTTCTGGGCCAGAGCCAGCCGCGCGTCAGCCGCCATGTGAAGATTCTGGTCGATGCCGAACTGGCCGAGCGGCGCAAGGAAGGCAGCTGGGTCTTCGTGGCGCTGGGCGACCGCGAGGCGGTGGAGCCGATGACGGCGGCGCTCGATCGCTGGACGGCGGAGACGCCCGACCCCTGGGTGGTGGCGGACGTGGCACGGCTGGCGGCGGTGCGCGCCGACCGGGCGGCGAGCGCGGCCGCCTGGTTCGAGGATCATGCCGGCGAGTGGGACGCGATCCGTTCGCTCCATGTCGCCGACAGCGAGATCGAAGAGGCGATGGCGGGCCTGATCGGCGCGGGCGATCTGGGCGCGCTGATCGATATCGGCACCGGCACCGGGCGGATGCTGGAGCTGTTCGGCGACCGGGCGGATTCGGCGTTGGGCATCGACCGCTCGTCGGAGATGCTGCGGCTGGCCCGCGCCAAGCTGCATGGCCGCGCCAATACCGAATTGCGACAGGCGGACCTCTATGCGCTTCCCATGGGCGACGGCGCGGCGGACATTGCCATCCTGCACCATGTCCTGCACTTCGCGCAGCAGCCGGGGGCGGCGATTGCCGAGGCGGCGCGGGTGCTGGGGCCGGGCGGACGGTTGCTGATCGCGGACTTCGCGCCGCATGATCGCGAGGAATTGCGGCAAAAGGCGGCGCATAGCCGTCTGGGCTTTGCCGATGAGCAGATGACCAGCTGGTTCGGCCCCGCCGGGCTGACGCTGGCTGAAACCAGGACGCTGGAGGGTGGCGAACTGACCGTCAAACTCTGGCTGGGTGTGAAGAAGGGGCTTCGGCCCGTCGAGACGAATAGGGTGAAGGCGGCATGA